The sequence below is a genomic window from Deltaproteobacteria bacterium GWC2_55_46.
GTATTCCTCCTCGACGTGCAGCAGATAATCTCAAAGGCGCTCGCAACAGCGTGAAGATATGAACGTAAAGGTACTTAAAAAACTCCTCGAAGGCGTAAAGAAGGGGAATGTCGAAGTCGCGGAGGCCCTCGACGCCTTGCGCAAGCTCCCTTTCGAAGAGCTTCCCTTCGCCACCCTCGATTCCCACAGGGCGCTTCGCCAGGGCTTCCCGGAGGTCATCTTCGGCCAGGGCAAGACCATCGCCCAGATAAAGGCCATTATTAAAAGCATGCTTGGCAGAAAAGAGAACGTGCTCATAACAAGGCTTCAGAGGTCAAAGGGCAGGGCCTTGAAGAAGGCCTTCCCCAAAGGCGAGTACAGGGAGATATCAGGGACCTTTTTCATAAAGTCAAACCCGGTGAAGCCGACAGGCAAGGGGACTGTGCTCGTCATCTGCGCGGGCACCTCAGACATCCCTGTTGCCGAAGAGGCCTCTACGACCGCCGAGTGCATGGGCAACAGGGTAAAGCGCCTCTATGACGTAGGTGTTGCCGGGATACACAGGCTCCTTCACAAAAAAGAAGAGCTATGGGATGCCAACGTGCTGATAGTGGTGGCAGGCATGGAAGGGGCCCTGCCAAGCGTGGTGGCCGGTATGGTCGCCAGGCCTGTCATAGCCGTACCGACGAGCGTAGGCTACGGGGCCAACCTCGGCGGCATCACGACCCTCATGGCGATGCTCAACTCCTGCGCCGCGGGGATATCTGTCGTGAATATCGACAACGGATTCGGCGCGGCCTACGTGGCGAGCCTTATAAACAGGGAATAGGTATTGATCGAGATGAAGACCATCTACTTCGACTGTCCAATGGGCGTAAGCGGGGACATGTTCCTCGCCGCCCTCATAGACCTTGGTGTTGACCACAGGATGATACTCCGCGAGCTAAAGAAGCTTCCCGTGGACAGAATAGATGTCGAGGTAAGGAAAGAGACGCGCCATTCGATAACAGGCACGTCATTCAGGGTAAAGCTCCATGAGGCCCATCACCACAGGAGCTTCAGGGACATCAAGAAGATAATCTCTGGAAGCAAGCTGAAGCCCGCGGTCAAAAAACTCGCCACCGATATATTCAGGTTGATAGCCGAGGCCGAAGGCAGGATACACAATGTAAAAACAGAGGCCGTCCACTTCCACGAGATAGGCGCGATGGATTCCATCATTGACATCGTAGGCGCGGCGATAGCTGTAGATTCACTTAAAGCCGACAGGGTCGTATGCTCACCGCTACCCCTGGGCACCGGCTGGGCAGATACCATGCACGGCCGCATCCCGATACCCGCGCCAGCTACGTTGGAGATATTGAAGGGCGTGCCCATTGCCCAATCCACCGCCCCGTTCGAGCTTACGACCCCGACAGGGGCGGCGATAATGAAGACCATAGCCTCCTCTTTCGGCCCCATGCCATCCATGACAATAGAAAAAGCTGGCTACGGCGCGGGGAAAAAGGACTTTAAAGAACGCGCCAACCTCCTGCGCGCCCTCCTCGGCTCTGCTGAAAATGGCACTGGAGACGAAAAGGTCTACGTCCTCGAGACAAACATAGACGATATGAGCCCGCAGGTGGCCGGGTATCTCCTTGAAAAGCTCATCTCAGCCGGCGCGCTCGACGCCTTCTACACACCCGTCCAGATGAAAAAGGGGCGGCCTGGCGTGCTGCTTACGGCGCTTGCCGCCGCCACCGACAGGGAGAGGCTTCTTGAGACTATCTTCGCGGAGTCCACCTCTATCGGAATACGGAGCTACACTGTCGAGAGGCGCTGCCTTGAGAGGAAGAGCTTTAAAGTAAAGACCCCTTACGGTAACGTCTCCGTCAAGGCCTCTTACCGCGCCGGGATTGCCGTCAATATCCAGCCGGAATATGAGGAATGCCGCGCGATAGCGGAGAAAAAGGGCGTGCCCCTTAAGATCATAATCGATGCCGCCAGGGCCGCCGCCATTAAGACTATCAGATGAAGCAGTCCTTAAAACTTTTACATCTTGGGTTGACTAAAGTCACACATCTCATTATAATACGTTGCTATAATTCTACCTGGAACCAAAAAACCAGGGACACTTGCCTGATGACCCTCCATATATCCGATAACAAGACAGGACATCCATGCTGATACGCTGCTGGGGCTCGCGAGGGTCCATCCCGGTATCGGGCAAGGATTACATAAAGTACGGCGGAGACACCACCTGCGTCGAGGTCATAAGCAACTCGGGTGACCTCATCATAATAGACGCGGGCACCGGCATAAGGCGCCTCGGCAAAAGGCTTGTGGCTGAGGGCCAGCGAAAGATGCACCTCCTTCTCACCCACGGCCATTGGGACCACCTCTCAGGCTTTCCGTTCTTCAAGCCGATCTACAGGAAAGAGAGCGAGATAAAGATATACGGCCCGGAGACCACCCAGGACTCTCTCAAGAAGATCATCTCCAAGACCATGACCGCGCCAAACTTCCCTGTGGAGTTCGAGGACATAAACGCGGACATAAGCTTCCTCGGTATGGGGCCAAAGAGCTACTCCATAGGCTCCGTCAACATCAGCACCATCCCGTTGAGCCATCCCAACCACGGGCTGGGCTACAAGCTCGAAGAGGACGGCAGGTCTTTCGTCTTCCTTACCGATAACGAGCTTGCCTTCCGCCACCCCTTCGGGGTCGGCTACGACGACTACAAGCGCTTCTGCGAGAAGGCGGACCTTCTCTTCCATGACGCGGAGTATAAGAAAGAGGAGTACGAAAGCGAGACAAGGGGCTGGGGCCATTCGACCTACCTCGACACGCTCGATCTCGCGATCGGATCCGGCGTTAAGAGACTTGGCCTTTTCCACCAGAACCAGGACAGGACAGATGCCCAGGTGGACGAGATAGTCAGAGAATGCAAAGAGGTGATAAAAAAGAAGGGCTCAAGCCTTGAGTGCTTCGCGGTGGCTGCGGGGACAGAGGTAAGTCTTTAGCGGGGTTGAGCGAAGGTATGGATTGGCTGCTTGCCAAAGAACTCAAGATCACGTCCAGGCTGATAAAGGGACCCGCATGGGTCCCTTTATTTATTACTACTCCCTTATCTCTCTCGGCACGCCGGCTATCGTCGCCCTTCTCTGCAGCTCCTCATACTCCGACCTGAGTTCGGTGAGCTTTCTCAGGTCCTCCGGCAACTCTTCCCTGTAAAGGTTGTACTGGGCGACGTGCTCTGGCGCGTAGACCTGCCCGAACCTCCTGCCCCCCTCGTAGACCTCCATGAACTGGGTTTTAACGCTTATCGCCGACTGCATCTCGTTTATATCGTTCTTCTTCTTGATGAACGACTGCCGCCACCATTCGAGGGTATTGTCGCCGTAGAGCAGATTCCCAGGCTCCGCGCCGAGCGGCTTCGGGGTAGTCATCTCAAGCCCAGGCGCCCCCTCCTTGGGCTCTTCCTTGATTATCCGTACCTTGGCGCGGTACTCCTGCGGGACCTTCTCCATGCTGTCGGTTATGTGAACGGTCCCCGCCATGTCGGTCCATTGGTACAGGTCGGCGAAGGCCGGGGCGGCGGCAAGGAGCATTGAAACCAGAAAAAATAGGAGCCTCATGATGGGACCTCTTCTGTTTTTATTAATTCCCTCAAAATAATCTCCCTGACCCCTCTTTATGAAAGAAGGGAACCCAAAATATCATCTCTTCAATCAGATATAGCTGTATGTAACATTAATGGTGAACGGCCGCAGGGGCGACCTGTGCCGTCATTAAAAAAGTATAATCTATAGCTCCCCTTCAGTCAAATATGCCCTCGCGTCAAGACGCCTGCCGTCGGTCTCAAAGAAAACGGCCCCGCTTGCGTCTGTCCTGATGATACGCGCGCCAGCCGCGGAATACCTATCGAGCGCCTCCTGGTGGGGCTGCCCGAACGCGTTCCGCCTGCCCGCGGATACGACCACAAACCTTGGGCTTACCATAGAAAGAAACCCCGGGCTCGATGAATATTTCGAGCCATGATGCGGGGCCTTGAGGACGGTAGCGGCCACAGGTTTATTCAACAGAAGCTCCTCCGCCTTCTCCCCGATATCGCCTGTAAAAAGAAAGCTCTTCCATCCGTAGCTGACCCTCATCACGACCGACTTATCGTTCATGTCAAGGGCAACGCCTTCCGCCGGGGGCAGGATATCGATGGACGCCCCGCCTATCTCTTTTCTTCCGGGCAGATCCTTAACGTTCCTTACAGGCACACCAGTCCTGCCGAGGGCCGCCCCAAGCTCTCCGATATCCCCGTCTCCGTTCCACCAGAACTCACCCACATGAAAATTATCCACAATGAACTTGAGGCCGCCCATATGGTCCTGCTGCGCATGGGTCAATACCATGTAATCTATCCGCTTTATGCTTTTTATCCTCAAGAACGGGGCAACGACCCTTTCCCCGGTATCGTAATCCGGGTTGTTGCTCCCGCCCCCATCTATGAGCATGGTCTGGCCGTCTGCGAACTCTATGAATGATGAATCGCCCTGACCCACGCTTAGAAAAGTGACCCGTAGCCCCGCTGGAGGGTCCTCCGTCAGATAGCCCCTTGCCGCGTAGCTCGCCACCAGTAAAAACGCCGCTGCCAGCGCCGCGTATCTCATCGCTGTCCATCTGCCCATAGAGGCGATAGAGAGCGCAAAGGCGTAAAAAAAGGCTATCTCATGGAGCGCTGGCGGGGAGACCCAGGCAGAGGCAAACGGGAAGAAGGAGAAGAACTCGACGACGATGGCTATTATATTGAAGGTAAAGTCAGCTATATGGAGGGGGATGAGGGCTATCGTTGAAGATACCGGTAGAATGACTGCTGACATAAATAGAAGCGGGACGACAATACCGGAGAGCGGCACCACGGCCAGATTGGCCGCAAGGCCTACCATCGAGACCCTGTGGAAGTGGTACGCAAGCACAGCAGATGTGCCGATGCCAGCCGCGACGGTCATGAGCGCTATCGGCAAGAGCTTTCTTTTGAGGAATAACATGGCCCTCTCCCCTCTATTTGCCTGCCCTAACGTATCTTTACCAGCACCGATTTTATTTAATAGCCCTTCCATCCATGGCACAAGGACTATGATAGAGGCGACAGCCGCAAAGGTAAGCTGAAAAGAGACGTCCCAGACCGAATATGGCGCTATGGCCAGGATTATAATGGCGGCCATGGCGAGCGTATTGAGATAGTCCTTTCCCCTGCCGATAACGAAGGAGGCCGTAAAGGCGAGGACCATTATGACCGCCCGCTGGGTCGGCGACGGAAAGCCCGCCAGCATGCCATAGAAGAAGACCGGCGCCGCCGAAATAGCGAGCGCGGCCTTCCTGACGTTCACCGCAAGGAGAAGCCTCTCAGACCTCTTCATGAGAAAGAGGATAAGCCCGTATGAGAAGGCCGCCACCATGCCGACGTGCAGCCCGGAGATCGACAGGATGTGCGCTGTCCCCGTTGCAGCGAACGCGTCCTTTAGCTTTTTGTCTATGCCTCCCTGCCCTGAGATGATGAGCGCCTTGAGCGGCTCGCCGTTGCTGAGCCCGCTTGAGTCTATGAATCTTCCTATGCGGCTTCTCATCTCGTCGATTGGGATAAGGCCGGGGCGCTTAAGAGAGACGGTCTCTATGAGCCTCTCGCTCTTTATGTAGCCGGTAACGAAGACGCCTTTTCTCTCGAGAAACTTCCTGTAATCGAACTCACCGGGGTTGCCGAGGTTCCATGGCTCGTCAAGTATGGCCATCGTCCGTATCCGT
It includes:
- a CDS encoding 1-(5-phosphoribosyl)-5-amino-4-imidazole-carboxylate carboxylase, encoding MNVKVLKKLLEGVKKGNVEVAEALDALRKLPFEELPFATLDSHRALRQGFPEVIFGQGKTIAQIKAIIKSMLGRKENVLITRLQRSKGRALKKAFPKGEYREISGTFFIKSNPVKPTGKGTVLVICAGTSDIPVAEEASTTAECMGNRVKRLYDVGVAGIHRLLHKKEELWDANVLIVVAGMEGALPSVVAGMVARPVIAVPTSVGYGANLGGITTLMAMLNSCAAGISVVNIDNGFGAAYVASLINRE
- a CDS encoding TIGR00299 family protein, translating into MKTIYFDCPMGVSGDMFLAALIDLGVDHRMILRELKKLPVDRIDVEVRKETRHSITGTSFRVKLHEAHHHRSFRDIKKIISGSKLKPAVKKLATDIFRLIAEAEGRIHNVKTEAVHFHEIGAMDSIIDIVGAAIAVDSLKADRVVCSPLPLGTGWADTMHGRIPIPAPATLEILKGVPIAQSTAPFELTTPTGAAIMKTIASSFGPMPSMTIEKAGYGAGKKDFKERANLLRALLGSAENGTGDEKVYVLETNIDDMSPQVAGYLLEKLISAGALDAFYTPVQMKKGRPGVLLTALAAATDRERLLETIFAESTSIGIRSYTVERRCLERKSFKVKTPYGNVSVKASYRAGIAVNIQPEYEECRAIAEKKGVPLKIIIDAARAAAIKTIR
- a CDS encoding DNA internalization-related competence protein ComEC/Rec2, translating into MRPLVPVAISFISGIIVSESLCWSYGLVLSAIFFSVIILAASYQSGLRFSRLAAVPAFFFTGALFIIPYSRPDIDPEHILSRVQRESLFTEKAGHVLEGRVLQVEPSGKRTRFYLEVERYRAPGGWEASSGKALLSVNGRAGIMPGERIRTMAILDEPWNLGNPGEFDYRKFLERKGVFVTGYIKSERLIETVSLKRPGLIPIDEMRSRIGRFIDSSGLSNGEPLKALIISGQGGIDKKLKDAFAATGTAHILSISGLHVGMVAAFSYGLILFLMKRSERLLLAVNVRKAALAISAAPVFFYGMLAGFPSPTQRAVIMVLAFTASFVIGRGKDYLNTLAMAAIIILAIAPYSVWDVSFQLTFAAVASIIVLVPWMEGLLNKIGAGKDTLGQANRGERAMLFLKRKLLPIALMTVAAGIGTSAVLAYHFHRVSMVGLAANLAVVPLSGIVVPLLFMSAVILPVSSTIALIPLHIADFTFNIIAIVVEFFSFFPFASAWVSPPALHEIAFFYAFALSIASMGRWTAMRYAALAAAFLLVASYAARGYLTEDPPAGLRVTFLSVGQGDSSFIEFADGQTMLIDGGGSNNPDYDTGERVVAPFLRIKSIKRIDYMVLTHAQQDHMGGLKFIVDNFHVGEFWWNGDGDIGELGAALGRTGVPVRNVKDLPGRKEIGGASIDILPPAEGVALDMNDKSVVMRVSYGWKSFLFTGDIGEKAEELLLNKPVAATVLKAPHHGSKYSSSPGFLSMVSPRFVVVSAGRRNAFGQPHQEALDRYSAAGARIIRTDASGAVFFETDGRRLDARAYLTEGEL
- a CDS encoding metal-dependent hydrolase; this encodes MLIRCWGSRGSIPVSGKDYIKYGGDTTCVEVISNSGDLIIIDAGTGIRRLGKRLVAEGQRKMHLLLTHGHWDHLSGFPFFKPIYRKESEIKIYGPETTQDSLKKIISKTMTAPNFPVEFEDINADISFLGMGPKSYSIGSVNISTIPLSHPNHGLGYKLEEDGRSFVFLTDNELAFRHPFGVGYDDYKRFCEKADLLFHDAEYKKEEYESETRGWGHSTYLDTLDLAIGSGVKRLGLFHQNQDRTDAQVDEIVRECKEVIKKKGSSLECFAVAAGTEVSL